A single window of Rhodamnia argentea isolate NSW1041297 chromosome 5, ASM2092103v1, whole genome shotgun sequence DNA harbors:
- the LOC115737154 gene encoding probable pinoresinol-lariciresinol reductase 3 isoform X1: MEKKSRVLIVGATGKLGHELAKASLNFSHPTFALVRDSAFADPDKLVKLHSLSDAGVTLLKGSLQDEESLIEAIKKVDVVICAVNSAQVLDQKLLIQAIKKAGSINRFIPSEFGLDPDKVQISGMDYNFYSRKAEIRRLVEAEGIPYTFISCNPFMSCLLPSLVQPELKAPPRDEIKIYGDGNKKGVFVKECDVAAFTISTLDDPRTLNKVLYLRPSGNVYSMNELADIWETKITKKLRRLYISEEQLLHKIRETPYPDNMVFVFIYSVFIKGDQTYFDIDSSGGLEGTQLYPHLKYTTINEYLDTLV; the protein is encoded by the exons atggagaagaaaagcCGAGTCTTGATCGTCGGAGCGACCGGGAAATTGGGCCACGAATTGGCCAAAGCCAGCCTCAACTTCTCACACCCGACCTTCGCACTCGTGAGAGACTCTGCTTTCGCCGACCCCGACAAGCTGGTCAAGCTCCACTCTCTCTCTGATGCTGGCGTTACCCTCCTCAAG GGTTCGTTGCAAGATGAGGAGAGTCTCATTGaagcaatcaagaaagtggatgtTGTGATTTGTGCTGTGAACTCTGCACAGGTCCTGGATCAGAAACTGCTGATTCAGGCCATCAAGAAAGCTGGCTCTATCAAT AGGTTTATTCCTTCGGAATTTGGTCTGGACCCAGACAAGGTTCAGATATCTGGCATGGACTACAACTTCTACTCGAGGAAAGCCGAAATAAGGCGTCTTGTGGAGGCTGAAGGCATTCCTTATACCTTCATATCATGCAACCCTTTCATGAGCTGTTTGCTTCCATCCCTGGTTCAACCGGAGCTCAAGGCACCACCTAGGGATGAGATCAAAATTTATGGAGATGGAAATAAAAAAG GTGTCTTTGTGAAGGAATGTGATGTTGCGGCATTCACCATAAGTACATTGGACGACCCACGTACGCTGAATAAGGTTTTGTACTTGAGGCCCTCAGGTAACGTCTACTCCATGAACGAGCTAGCTGATATTTGGGAGACCAAAATCACAAAGAAGCTCCGCAGGCTGTACATATCAGAAGAACAGCTTCTACATAAAATCAGAG AGACTCCTTATCCAGACAACATGGTGTTCGTTTTCATATATTCGGTCTTCATAAAGGGTGATCAAACGTACTTCGATATAGATTCGTCTGGGGGTTTGGAGGGGACACAACTGTATCCACACTTGAAGTATACTACCATCAATGAGTATTTGGACACCCTTGTGTAG
- the LOC115737154 gene encoding probable pinoresinol-lariciresinol reductase 3 isoform X2, translated as MEKKSRVLIVGATGKLGHELAKASLNFSHPTFALVRDSAFADPDKLVKLHSLSDAGVTLLKGSLQDEESLIEAIKKVDVVICAVNSAQRFIPSEFGLDPDKVQISGMDYNFYSRKAEIRRLVEAEGIPYTFISCNPFMSCLLPSLVQPELKAPPRDEIKIYGDGNKKGVFVKECDVAAFTISTLDDPRTLNKVLYLRPSGNVYSMNELADIWETKITKKLRRLYISEEQLLHKIRETPYPDNMVFVFIYSVFIKGDQTYFDIDSSGGLEGTQLYPHLKYTTINEYLDTLV; from the exons atggagaagaaaagcCGAGTCTTGATCGTCGGAGCGACCGGGAAATTGGGCCACGAATTGGCCAAAGCCAGCCTCAACTTCTCACACCCGACCTTCGCACTCGTGAGAGACTCTGCTTTCGCCGACCCCGACAAGCTGGTCAAGCTCCACTCTCTCTCTGATGCTGGCGTTACCCTCCTCAAG GGTTCGTTGCAAGATGAGGAGAGTCTCATTGaagcaatcaagaaagtggatgtTGTGATTTGTGCTGTGAACTCTGCACAG AGGTTTATTCCTTCGGAATTTGGTCTGGACCCAGACAAGGTTCAGATATCTGGCATGGACTACAACTTCTACTCGAGGAAAGCCGAAATAAGGCGTCTTGTGGAGGCTGAAGGCATTCCTTATACCTTCATATCATGCAACCCTTTCATGAGCTGTTTGCTTCCATCCCTGGTTCAACCGGAGCTCAAGGCACCACCTAGGGATGAGATCAAAATTTATGGAGATGGAAATAAAAAAG GTGTCTTTGTGAAGGAATGTGATGTTGCGGCATTCACCATAAGTACATTGGACGACCCACGTACGCTGAATAAGGTTTTGTACTTGAGGCCCTCAGGTAACGTCTACTCCATGAACGAGCTAGCTGATATTTGGGAGACCAAAATCACAAAGAAGCTCCGCAGGCTGTACATATCAGAAGAACAGCTTCTACATAAAATCAGAG AGACTCCTTATCCAGACAACATGGTGTTCGTTTTCATATATTCGGTCTTCATAAAGGGTGATCAAACGTACTTCGATATAGATTCGTCTGGGGGTTTGGAGGGGACACAACTGTATCCACACTTGAAGTATACTACCATCAATGAGTATTTGGACACCCTTGTGTAG